The following proteins are co-located in the Triplophysa dalaica isolate WHDGS20190420 chromosome 2, ASM1584641v1, whole genome shotgun sequence genome:
- the tdrd7a gene encoding LOW QUALITY PROTEIN: tudor domain-containing protein 7A (The sequence of the model RefSeq protein was modified relative to this genomic sequence to represent the inferred CDS: deleted 1 base in 1 codon) produces the protein MSDLELVKKMLRAVLQSSKRGVAMARLQGDYRALTGEVIPHWKFGHASLERFLCSIPGVVRLERSNTGEVMCFAGVCEETAHIAQLVARQKDAKKSSCSKLLNYQIRTKSSSLFSHNVKPRSSLRQPSNTSHPYRCPASKSNFYSNQRQVYSTNLPSTRVAPRHQLSRKSPGSMGTGTVSNRFQTDMKIHQYQPSRTPAQNKPVNLVEVEMVQSRIKQLLLKYPSGVWLSKISQLYKEMFKEELHMLQDLETWTHICTVEKPGSNNIVDRLVYPVLKPLPKASAPLKVKNLTPAQQTTRRLKTLSIDIPPLAQKPHPPLSPTSPNSSRLEISLLETSCTSMHSLITPPTTPPPHQPLAPEIKQKLRQLLIKYSQGLWAHGVPQLFLDAFGCEFPQYALENLSLVADTCMVEYPMPDNRKRAILYALPSCVDTQPRPRPRPLLLTRSGNPHVPPLTMPTGEFLSVLVMEINSTDNVVFRFVGEGYSKALEKLEEAMLQFYNSIGAGLCILSPEIGQLVAVAVEEDAILRAQIHQVTEDSVKVYCLDHGFSEVVSRKKLLQPRDQFLTLPFQATICQLAGLEPFSTDVVVLKTLESTAVGRTLLAEIVEREDTPLIVLYDTSENEDINVNAVCLKALHDKSMENPLQVNSVYTNVCVTNVCSDGSIYCQLPSRGQAKLKDIMDKIEAHFISQLTWELLVSKPFCGKVCLAKNKGKWARAEITNLHGSQVLDIIFLDLGLPASLEVSELREIPPIFLRELITIPPQAIKCFLADLNADGNVWPPEAVLWLRETVLNKAPCCMKFVKLDESRTVHIYLFSGDGAHDLPSSINRQLASCPFWHQNFYLNRFSKAPEPSLVEMWDPPCLPSKALTMPSKLELPQVGQNMDVFVSVACHPGHFVLQPWQDLYKLVVLMGEMILYYNKQEVTKINIQKNCVYAAKIDNNWHRVLVKGILANGLVSVYELDYGKYELINYSHIQPLIDEFRQLPFQGICAQLAGVKQGVWCEEAAMVFRNHVEKKPLVAQIESVEQGEWPWECKISVFLVDTTQENNDVWIHNIMVEFVEELIRSP, from the exons ATGAGTGACCTTGAGTTGGTGAAGAAGATGCTGCGTGCTGTTCTTCAGAGCAGTAAACGCGGCGTGGCCATGGCCCGTCTCCAGGGAGATTACCGTGCGCTGACTGGCGAAGTGATTCCTCACTGGAAGTTTGGACATGCCTCTCTGGAAAGATTTCTATGCAGTATTCCCGGTGTGGTGCGACTGGAACGCTCTAATACTGGAGAG gtcaTGTGCTTTGCTGGTGTGTGTGAGGAGACCGCACATATCGCACAGCTGGTTGCCAGGCAGAAAGATGCAAAGAAGTCCAGCTGTTCTAAATTACTGAACTACCAAATAAGAACAAAGTCTTCCTCTCTGTTTTCACATAATG TTAAACCTCGCTCATCTCTGCGGCAGCCGAGCAACACGAGTCATCCCTATCGTTGCCCCGCCTCCAAATCTAATTTTTACTCTAACCAGCGGCAGGTTTACAGTACCAACCTACCCTCCACCCGAGTTGCTCCTCGCCACCAGCTGAGCCGGAAGTCACCTGG GTCAATGGGCACTGGGACTGTATCCAACAGGTTTCAAACAGATATGAAAATTCATCAGTATCAACCCAGTCGGACACCAG CTCAGAATAAGCCTGTAAACCTTGTTGAGGTTGAGATGGTTCAGAGTCGCATCAAACAGCTCTTGCTGAAATACCCTAGTGGGGTCTGGCTGTCAAAAATCTCTCAGCTTTACAAAGAGATGTTCAAGGAAGAGCTGCACATGCTCCAAGATCTGGAGACCTGGACCCACATCTGCACT GTTGAGAAACCGGGCAGCAATAACATAGTTGACCGGCTGGTGTATCCTGTCCTGAAACCTCTCCCAAAAGCCAGCGCTCCgcttaaagtaaaaaatctgaCACCTGCACAGCAAACAACTCGCAGGCTTAAGACTCTTTCCATTGACATTCCTCCATTAGCTCAGAAACCCCACCCTCCCTTGAGCCCAACATCTCCCAACTCCAGCAGGCTTGAAATTTCTCTTCTTGAAACATCTTGCACTTCCATGCACTCGCTCATAACTCCTCCCACGACCCCGCCACCTCACCAACCTCTTGCTCCAGAGATCAAGCAAAAACTACGACAGCTGCTCATAAAATACAGCCAGGGCTTGTGGGCTCATGGAGTACCTCAGCTGTTCCTGGATGCATTTGG GTGTGAGTTTCCACAGTACGCTTTGGAGAATCTGTCTTTGGTGGCAGATACATGCATGGTTGAATACCCCATGCCAGATAATCGGAAAAGAGCAATACTGTATGCGCTGCCATCTTGTGTTGACACGCAGCCCCGCCCACGGCCACGCCCTCTGCTTCTAACACGCTCCGGCAACCCACACGTGCCTCCTCTGACCATGCCAACAGGAGAGTTTCTGTCAGTTTTGGTGATGGAGATCAATAGCACTGACAATGTTGTTTTCCG gttTGTGGGCGAGGGCTACTCCAAAGCTCTGGAAAAGTTGGAAGAGGCCATGCTACAGTTTTACAATAGCATCGGTGCC GGACTTTGTATCCTTTCTCCTGAAATTGGACAACTGGTGGCAGTTGCTGTAGAGGAGGATGCAATACTGAGAGCTCAGATCCACCAAGTCACAGAAGACAGCGTGAAG GTGTACTGTCTGGATCACGGGTTCTCTGAGGTGGTCAGCCGTAAAAAGCTACTACAGCCAAGAGACCAGTTTCTCACTCTTCCCTTCCAGGCAACCATTTGCCAACTTGCTG GTCTGGAGCCATTTAGTACTGATGTGGTCGTTCTGAAGACTCTGGAGTCAACAGCTGTCGGTCGTACACTTTTAGCCGAGATTGTGGAGCGGGAGGACACGCCCCTCATTGTGCTGTATGACACGTCTGAAAATGAAGATATAAATGTGAATGCTGTCTGTTTGAAGGCTCTGCATGATAAATCGATGGAGAATCCTCTACAG GTAAACAGCGTgtacacaaatgtgtgtgtgacaaaCGTGTGCTCGGACGGCAGTATTTATTGTCAGTTGCCGTCGCGGGGTCAGGCCAAACTCAAAGACATCATGGACAAGATTGAGGCGCATTTCATCTCTCAG CTTACATGGGAGCTGCTGGTGTCAAAGCCGTTTTGCGGGAAGGTGTGTTTGGCTAAAAACAAAGGCAAATGGGCGAGAGCAGAG ATCACTAACCTTCATGGGAGTCAAGTGTTGGACATCATTTTCTTGGACTTGGGACTTCCTGCTTCGCTGGAGGTTAGCGAACTTCGAGAGATCCCGCCCATCTTCCTCAGAGAGCTCATCACCATACCACCACAG GCCATCAAGTGTTTTCTGGCAGATCTGAACGCAGATGGGAATGTCTGGCCTCCTGAAGCTGTTTTGTGGTTGAGAGAGACGGTCCTCAACAAAGCCCCCTGCTGCATGAAG TTTGTTAAGCTTGATGAGAGCAGAACAGTGCACATCTACCTGTTCAGTGGTGACGGAGCCCATGACCTTCCAAGCAGCATTAACCGTCAGCTGGCCTCCTGTCCATTCTGGCATCAGAATTTCTACCTTAACCGGTTCTCTAAGGCTCCTGAGCCTTCCTTGGTTGAGATGTGGGATCCACCCTGTTTGCCGTCTAAGGCCCTCACAATGCCCTCTAAGCTGGAGCTACCCCAGGTGGGGCAAAACATGGATGTGTTTGTGTCGGTCGCTTGCCATCCCGGACACTTTGTGCTGCAGCCGTGGCAGGATCTGTACAAGCTGGTGGTGCTTATGGGAGAGATGATCCTGTACTAcaacaaacaggaagtgaccaAAATCAACATCCAGAAAAACTGTGTCTATGCTGCCAAGATCGACAACAA TTGGCATCGTGTTTTGGTAAAGGGCATCCTAGCCAATGGCTTGGTGTCTGTGTACGAGCTGGATTATGGGAAGTACGAGTTGATAAACTATTCTCATATCCAGCCACTCATCGATGAGTTTAGACAACTTCCATTCCAGGGCATATGTGCTCAGCTGGCAG GTGTGAAGCAGGGGGTCTGGTGCGAGGAAGCTGCTATGGTGTTCCGAAACCATGTGGAGAAGAAACCGCTGGTGGCCCAGATAGAGTCGGTCGAACAGGGCGAGTGGCCCTGGGAGTGCAAAATCTCTGTGTTCCTTGTCGACACCACACAGGAAAATAATGACGTCTGGATCCATAATATcatggtggagtttgtagaagAGCTCATCAGATCTCCTTGA